Within Winogradskyella helgolandensis, the genomic segment AAAGGTCCATAGAAATCCTTTTGATTGTTCTCCAATGATAATAGGCAGGTAATTTCGCTCTAAAATTCTACCATCTTGCATCTCTAACTCATCGCCTATAACCTCAACTTTTGCTTCATCAATGGCATTCATTCGTTCTACAAATGCTTCTGGATTTTTAAAGAGCACTTTATTTTGTTGTGCAGCATCAGAACAATCCATACCATAAATTTCTTCAACAGGTCTATCAAAATTTAAAAGCTCGCAAAACTTATTATTGGTAAGTACCACTTTTCTATTTTCATCTTCTAAAATAATACCGCTATCTAGATTTAAAACTAGTGTGGCTAATCTATTTTCGGACTCAATTAATTTTTCTTTGGCTTCGCGTTCTTTTGAGACATCTTCGATAGTTGCTACTTGATAGTCGATAGCTCCAGAACTATTTCTTACCGCAGTAACATTGGTCTTTGCCCAAAAAATGCTACCATCTTTTTTAATGTATCGTTTTTCTAAGCGAAACTTATCAATATCTCCATTAACTAATTGTGTCCTTGCTTTTTTAGACCTTTCTTCATCATCGGGATGCGTAATATCTTGAATTCGCATTGTTTTGAGTTCCTCTGAAGAATACCCCAACATATCAATTAATGACTGATTAATTTGCAGTAAACCTGAGTAGCCGGTTTTGGAAAGTGAGATTCCAATCGGTGAGTTATTAATAATAATACTCAACTGATTTTTTTGTTCTTCTAACTCTTCTTTTAAGGCTTTTTCTTGAGTAATATCTCTAACAATTCCTTGGGCTGCAATGGGTTTATTATCTCTATCATACACTAAACTCGCATTGATATGTACCCATTTAACCTCTTTAGATTTTGTGTAAATTCTCGCTTCGTAGTTTTTAAAGTAGCCTTTTGTTCTAAGTTGTTCAAAAGAGGCCATGGCATACTGGTAATCATCTTTATGAACCAGACTTAAAACATTAACAGCATCATTTTTAATATCGTAACCAAATAATTTGGTGGCAGCATCATTGAATTTTAAAATGGTACCATTAATTTCCATTAGCACAAAAGCATCAATAATATTTTCGAAAACCCCTTGCAGTTGAGAGGACTTTTCATCTAGAAGACTTTCTAATCGTTGTGAAGTAAAATAGAGCTCTCTTGATTTTTCTTCAAGAATTTTCTCAGCGGCTTTTCTCGCTTTCCTTTCTCTTTCTAGCGCTCTTTTTAGTATATCTACTTGCTCTTGGCTCATTAATTTTTAGTAATAGTAAATCGTACTTGGGTGCCGTCTTCTTTTATTTTTTCTAAATCTATCGTTGCCGTAGAATTGAAGTGCTCGAATGTTTTATTCATTAAACCGAGTCCAAAGTGATGCATAGCTCTGCTCGATTTATAGTCCATTATTAATGAGTTCTCTGTTTTCTCTATGACTTCAAACGTTGGTAACTCTGCATCTGGATAAATTTTCCTAACCTCAACATGAATATGATTTTCTATTGATGAAATCATCTCTATTGGATCTTTATAAGTTGCCAAAAGCCCAGGGTAACTATTTTCTATCACATTAAAAAAGTGCTCTGCATATACTAAAAGTAGATTATCTATTGAAATTCCTGTATTTTCACTAAGATGCTGCAGTAATTGCAACATTTCAGAAAAGCTATACGTACCAACAGACGTATAAACTCCTTCGGATTCTAGCTCAGAACTTGAAATAATTCTATCCACCATTTCTAAGCCAAACTTCTCCTCTACAAGATCTAAAAATTCCGTAAATACGATTCCTTTCATTATGCGGTAATTAATTCGTTAATACTCCAATATGACAATAATTTTTCGATTTTAGAAACATAATCCTCGTATTTTAATGGTTTTAAGACATAACCAGCAATCCCTATTTTATAACACTCTAATAAATCTCTTTGATTATTTGAAGTGGTTAATATAATAGTAGGAATATATCTTAATCTATCGTCTGCTTTTAAAATCTTTAAAAACTCAATACCACTAATTTTTGGCATGTTTAAATCTAACAATATAATATCGGGTAAACTATCTTTATTTTCAAGTAAACTTAAAGCTTCTTCACCATTATTGGCTTCTGTAATATTTTGATTTAATTGAAGTGAACTTGAAGCTCTATTAAGCTTCATCACTTCAATCATATCATCTTCTATAAGTAAAATATTGAGGGTTTTCATTTACAACTAAATTTATATGTATCATGGCAAGATAAATCAATTGACGAGATTGCATTTTATAATTCGGTTGAGCGCTATTTAGTATAGACGGATGGTCGATAAGTGTCGACGAATGGAAAAGCCATTTTACAAGGTTTCTCTCAATTTCTTTGGGAGTCCTTTCACCACCATATCGTAAGAATGGTCTATTAAATCTGTTATGAGTTTTGGAGAGAGCTCTCCAGAATGTACATATACGCTGTTCCATTGCTTTTTGTGCATATGGTAACCTGGTTTTATATTCTCGTATTCTGCTCTTAATTCTTGAGCATATTCTGGATCACATTTTAAGTTAATAAAAGCTTCGCCATTTTCCCAACGCTTTAACGACGCTAGAGCAAACATCTTGCCTAAAACTTTAAACACAAGCGTATCTTCATCAA encodes:
- a CDS encoding PAS domain-containing sensor histidine kinase, coding for MSQEQVDILKRALERERKARKAAEKILEEKSRELYFTSQRLESLLDEKSSQLQGVFENIIDAFVLMEINGTILKFNDAATKLFGYDIKNDAVNVLSLVHKDDYQYAMASFEQLRTKGYFKNYEARIYTKSKEVKWVHINASLVYDRDNKPIAAQGIVRDITQEKALKEELEEQKNQLSIIINNSPIGISLSKTGYSGLLQINQSLIDMLGYSSEELKTMRIQDITHPDDEERSKKARTQLVNGDIDKFRLEKRYIKKDGSIFWAKTNVTAVRNSSGAIDYQVATIEDVSKEREAKEKLIESENRLATLVLNLDSGIILEDENRKVVLTNNKFCELLNFDRPVEEIYGMDCSDAAQQNKVLFKNPEAFVERMNAIDEAKVEVIGDELEMQDGRILERNYLPIIIGEQSKGFLWTFTDVTLKRTYRKRLEAQKQKYYSIIANMNLGLVEVDIDEKILMVNQSFTEMSGYDEAELLGQYASTIFNTEEAKDTIASENEKRKRGESNSYEVKVKTKTGDEKYWFVSGAPNYDMNGSVVGSIGVHIDITALKTLELQKEKLLLKLERSNDELQEYAHIVSHDLKSPLRSIDALVSWLKEDNKGKLDDMSMRNFELIEATLEKMEQLISDVLDYSSVGTESNQKEAVDLEKKLSNILSMLYVPEHIQIKVLKPLPTVQGDATKLQQLFQNLISNAIKFIDKEEGKISIDFDDLKSHYKFSITDNGMGIEKKYHDKIFKIFHALNKSKDSTGIGLSIVKKIVDLHEGQIWLESEPKVGTTFYFTLKK
- a CDS encoding heme NO-binding domain-containing protein → MKGIVFTEFLDLVEEKFGLEMVDRIISSSELESEGVYTSVGTYSFSEMLQLLQHLSENTGISIDNLLLVYAEHFFNVIENSYPGLLATYKDPIEMISSIENHIHVEVRKIYPDAELPTFEVIEKTENSLIMDYKSSRAMHHFGLGLMNKTFEHFNSTATIDLEKIKEDGTQVRFTITKN
- a CDS encoding response regulator; the encoded protein is MKTLNILLIEDDMIEVMKLNRASSSLQLNQNITEANNGEEALSLLENKDSLPDIILLDLNMPKISGIEFLKILKADDRLRYIPTIILTTSNNQRDLLECYKIGIAGYVLKPLKYEDYVSKIEKLLSYWSINELITA
- a CDS encoding MmcQ/YjbR family DNA-binding protein gives rise to the protein MNIEEYRNYCLSKKEVTEHFPFDEDTLVFKVLGKMFALASLKRWENGEAFINLKCDPEYAQELRAEYENIKPGYHMHKKQWNSVYVHSGELSPKLITDLIDHSYDMVVKGLPKKLRETL